The stretch of DNA GGGCCTCTTGTGGACATACTGGGTATTACCTCAGAAGGACAATGTGACTAGTAGCTCACTGTACAGTTGGAGTTTTTACAGCATAAACCTTGACAGTAGCCTATAGTCTACTTTCAAATGAccaaaataagaccaaaaaaacaaacattctaCAACACAAAATGGATTTCATTGTTGTTTAAATAATAAACCATGTCCTTTGCCCAGTTATTTAATTTGGATTAGGTTTAAGAATACATTTGTGAAACaatgaacaaacacacaaacaagcagTTATCTAACATATTCTACATTTATTGCAAGAAGCatcaagtcagttaaagaacaatgCTCAGTGTGTAAAAACACGTAAAATGACACatgtaaaataaacatatttcccCTTAGTTACTTTCTGTAATGATCTTACACAGATTTGACTTTCATCTTCATCCAACAAGTAACAGGAGATTTTAAAAAGAAAAGCAAACGTAAGCAGTTCAGTTCTTAATTGTCTCTCTTGACAGTACAGGGCTTCCAGTTTTTACACACATGGgactctaaccccccccccactctcaaAACTGGATGTGGGTAATATACAGAACATACACGCCCCTGGCCAGACCACTCAGCTCTGTGATATTGGTCATGACACTCCTTTCCCAGCTATAATGCAGGAATACCCATCATGATCTCATCTATTGTGGGAAGTCTCTCAACACTGGCAAAAGTGAGSCTACTTGCTGGCTGATACCCCCTATTCAGCATCTCTGTGACTATTTCCCCACCTACTCTATTGAAACACTTTCTATACTGAGCACTTGTGTTGGTGCACATTTACAGTTATGTTATGAAAAATGTATTCTATACCTAATATAAATGTGATAGCTCTGTCCGTTTATGTTGTTATTCATTCTGCACCATATATCCAAATGCATTAGTCACCTTAATTAACCATAGTCTGCTAAATTCAGTGTGAATGTTTGATTTGGATATTATTTAATTAATTGGTGCTGCAGGGAAACATCATTTATCTGAATGTTAAAAACCATTCTGCCTGGGTCATTATGATgactttttctctttctgtcttaaGTGGATTTTCGTGTGTCTCCTTCTTTCATCACTCCTGGCAAACTTTCTTCCACAGTGGTCGCAGGAGAAGGGTTTTTCTCCAGTGTGTGTCCGGATGTGCGTAGTGAGGTGGTCACTGCGACTGAAACTGCGCATGCAGATCCGACACTGGAAGGGTTTGTGCCCTGTGTGGATCCTGACGTGTCTGCTCAGCTCGTCCGACCGCGAGAACCTCCTYTCGCAGCTCTCTGCTGGGCAAGGGTATGGTCGCTCATGGACAGGCGTTTTGCTTGGGAGATTTGGATACTTTCTCGGTCTCAATATTGGCCTCAGGGGTAAGTTCGGAGTGTTGTAGGGATTTGGTGGACAAGGGCCCTCTGTCGCAGGTCCCCCAAGCGTAAAATTCCTTATTGTGTTCAGAGGTGTCAGAGGTGGTGGAACCCTCAGAGAGTCCAGTGAATATGGTAACGCTTTCCTGTCAGGAAATGCCTGGATGTCTCGTTGGCAGTTTGGCTGGAAGAACCCGCTGTAGTCAGGCATGATGTTTAAGAGTGCGCTGTCCACTGTCGACTTTGGTGATGTATAGGATGAGTACGACGGCTGTGGATAAGACATGGGGCAGGTTGACGTTGCCAGGTAGGTTGATTGATCCTGGTACATWTCCCCGGTACAAGAGTAAGACGGCGTAGCATACATGTGGTTTATATCGTGTTGACTCTGCGCCATGGTGCAGCTCACAGTTCCTGCGTAAAAGTTTGGTGGTTCAGGCGAGGGCAAGGCAGGCACCGGGGACGAAGCTGCCACCCTTATGTCAGCACTAGCTACGTTAATGGCACCCCCGGGATTCCAGTATCCTCCTAAACCTCTAGAATTGATCGAGAACTTCCCCGTGTATGCCACAGCCTGAGTGCTCGGTGGCTGCGTAAAGTTGCCGTGGTAAATCAACTCGAGGGTGCCCTTTTCTTCACTAAAACAATCACCTGCGaagcaaagaaaaataaatgttagtTATGTGTCAAAAAAACGTTGATTATTGCRTTTACGCAAGGGTTTTTACTATAACGCTTTTTGTTTGTCGCGCGGTTGCGCACCACTTTGTGGTTTTGTAATGGGTATGCAGGAGGTTTCAAGTCACATAACGATTTAGAAAAAATACATTGATTTACCATAGCAGACCATCTACTTGATTAATATTGACCAATAATATGGATTATCCTCAATTTAGGATAATCTCAAATATGACTAATAATGCATTTTAATCCTACATTTTTTGTAAAGTTGATGAGGACATATGGCTTCTTTTCTATTGGCCATAACCGCAAAATATAAATTaatatttaacaaaaatatattaaatgaaTTCTTACCCCCCTCGGTTTCACCCAATTGGCCGTGCTGTTTCCAATATGATTCAACTTTTAACCCAGTTCCCGTCTCTGGCAATGATGCGGATATTTCCTCTTCCATTGAATAGATTACCTCTTGAATGTCTTGTATAAAACTACTGGTGGGTACACAAACTTTGTCAATAGTTTTAGCTGTCATTTTTTTGACAAGACYGTGCGCTTCAAGCCTTTACGCACCTTTAAGCACACAATATATAACCTTCAGCTGTCATGGTAAAAACGCTCTAATGCTGTATTCTCTGCCATATCATATAGTGTRCCCTACGCTTGGGAAATATCATCTCATCTCGTTATATTATGGGGATGCAATATTGTAATATGCATTTAAagggagtctctgaatgtcccgtAACGTCACTGACCATACAAGGACTTGGTGGTTAAAAAGGGAAAAGGTTGGGCTAGGGTTGGGTCTCAGGCTTGATGACGACATCAAAGAACACTTGtcaatgaatttaaaaaatacataaccCAAATTACTTTTATTTTTGCGTCGTTGATGTTAGCCTGTTTAAGTTGAGTAAATATTAACACATGTATGGCCTATTTTATTATCAATATAATACTCGGCTTGCTGCCAAAAGCCTGCAGGAATTCCAGTAACACTTCACCAAAAATGGATTTATCCGGTTTAATAGACGACACCCTCTTTTTACTTATATGGAATACATCCGCTAAATTGGTGTTCATGAAATATCGGGTCGTGCCAAGGAAGAAGCCCACACAGAAGCATACGAGACGAGCGACTTCCCGGGGGAGGTTTGGCACTGTGCTTTAGAGTGGAGCGTTCCTTAGGAAAGTTGGATCAGTTGGTTAATTAAGTATATTCATTTGTTGTTCTATATCCTTTTATAGTCTGGGCTAACATTTTGCAAAAATGGAAACTTGAATTGATCGAAGTGCTATATCTACgtacatatttttttgttgttgaaaaatctGTATAGGTAAACAACACATTTATGAAGCCTTCATAAACCCTAAATTAGGCATGTGCTTCAGGATACTTTAGAAGGAATATTCCTTAGCCTATAACACCCTTTATGTAGTGTGACTGTTTATAAATGATTTGTGCACTATATATGTAGTGCCATGAGTTGTCCATCTAGAGTTGTCCATTTAAAGTTGGCctgtttgtagcctgtgtataGGAGGTTCATTAGATAAGCTATTAATCATTTGTGAATCGTGAGTTATGGGTTGCCCACATGTATAGACTGAAAATATTTCTGACATATCTCTCCACCTACTCAAGACCCCACTGTATTGAAGGGATCATCTTGGGACAGcaaccccttcctctcttctcagcAAGCTGCCCTCCGTTGGTGTAAATGACACCTGGCTGATGTCTGTAGGCTTACATGTGACAGGGTTGTTGATCCAAGGGCTGTGGTAGATAGTGATAAAACAAGGGGAAGCCCTTTAAACACTGTCTAAAGCCCTGCACGTCCACTATGACACACAGGTAATGAGACTGCTCCTCACGCAAGTAGAGCTAATTGCTATTCTGTCTCAGGGGACACTGTCTCCTGATAATGGAGATGATCTTTGGTCTTAATATGCAAAATGTGTCTGACATGTTCCTAATGACATCATACTCCCTAGGAGTTGTTGGCATATTTGTTTCCGAAGGTAGTAATCCTTAAGAGACTGGAAACTTTCCACATATGCCACTGTAGGCTAATGTATGTCATTTTCTATACCCAATATGACAATGTAGGAGAcacaaaaaaattgtccatagGCTTTTTTATATTGTCTATAACACCAGCAACAACTTTAACACTTGTCCAATTGAACATGATAGACCTACTTAAATAagacaagaagagagaagagagagaggagagaagagagaggagagaggagagaagagagagagaagagagagattggagagaagagagagagagaagagaggagagagagaagagagaggagataaaagagagaagagacagacaagagagaggagagagagaagagagagagaggagagagagaagagagagagagtggaattgAACATGATAGACATACTTAAataagatgagaagagagaagagagagaggagagaggagagaggagagaagaggagggagagaagagagattggagagaagaggagggagagaagagaggagagaggagagaggagagagaagagaaagagagagagagagaggagagagggggagagaagaggagagacagacaagagagaaagagagaagggagagatgagagagagagaagagagaggagagaagaaacagacaagagagaggagagaaagagaagagagagagagagaggagatagggggagagaagaggagagacagacaagagagaaagagagatgagagagagagagaagagagaggagagaagagacagacaagagagaggagagaaagagaagagagagagagaagaaagagtagagagagagcggagagaaagagaggagagacagagaagagagagagaagagagaagagagaggagagagagaggagggaagagagagaggagatggaagagagagaggagatagaagacagagagaagttagagaaagaagagagagagaagatagaaaatagagagagaagagagagaggagagataataggagagagagaagagagagaggagagacagaagaaagagagaacagagagagagaggagagaagagagagagaagaagagagaggagagtgaaaggagagacagaatagagagagatgaaagagagaacagagagaggagagaagagagggagaagaaagagagaagagagagagagagaagaaaggagagagaggggagatatagaggagagaagagagagaggagttagaagagcgagaggagatagaagatagagagaagagaatgagaagaaagagagaagagagagagaggatttgaCTAGTGAGAAGTTTAGGAACGGTGTTCCCTCCCTATCCCCTCTCCCCTTGCAGGGGGGAAAAGGAATCCCTTTTTAAGTACTCTTTTTAACGCCCACAGTTCCAAAAATGTTAGTGTATTGTGTGAACGCCGCCTTCCTCAGGCAGATGGGTTTTTTCCAGGTCCAGTGTCCGGCCGATAGGCTGCACAGCGTGCCTCCGTGGGGAATGGTGCCCTCCTTGCACCCCTCGCCCACGCTCCGCCACATTGAGCGGGATTTAGAGGGGGGGGCGTTTTGTGTTGCCTATGTCTCAGTGTCACCTAGGGGTCTGGAGAGCCCCGCATGACGATTAATCAAGTGTCATGTGTGGTTTTTGTTAATATGGATCTTTGTTTTCTAACACTAGACTGATATAGGAGACTTTTCTTTGTTATTGTGTTGTGGTTTTTTGTCAAATAGTTAATACATGCCAAATATATCATGTTTGAGCTTTGCATTAAGCTTTCTTATACATTAaaaacagaccagagaatattcATTCATAAATGCACGTATTGCAAATGGGATGAATGTATGTCTAGATGTGTTTACATCACCCCTGACTTGAATCTTAGACATCTTTGAAATCACAAACAACAGTTTTAAGAATGACTTTACACTACAGCATCAATAATTAATAGTACTGTATTGTACATCACTTTCTTTTGCGCTTACTTTCAAAACCCTCCATTGTGAAATTGAGGCCCGATTGCTTGTCTAGTATTTTGAGCAGCAATAAGATACAATGTCCAAATTATAGCCTAGTAGCAGCCTACCAATACACAGTGGCACTGGTTagaagtagtgtgtgtgtatacagtgacATACTGTACTTCATCAAGAGTGAGTTATATTTGTAATGGATCCTACTCTTCTATTTCCCAAAAGACATTGATTACACTACCTTCATTTCATACCTAACAGTTAACATATTGGGTATATATTGTAAAGGTTTAAATNAATCATTTCATACCTAACAGTTAACATATTGGGTATATATTGTAAAGGTTTTAATCATTTCATACCTAACAGTTAACATATTGGGTATATATTGTTAACATGTGTATTTAGAAAGTGATCTATTCTACATATTTTTTACAAGCTTAAAACAACAATACTGTAACTATgggccagtttcccggacacagaatGTGTCTTAGACTTAAAGGCATGCTGTGTTTGGGGAAACTGGCCCTAAGATTTCTGCATGTTCAAGAAAACTGCAGGGgacaaagaaaaaacacacacacacatgaaacagCCCCTGGATTGCTTACCTGTAATATAATAAAGATACTGGTATGTCTCCTCGTTCAGGCCCCGAGGCAGTGATAGCAGGGCCTCAGATAGAGACAAATGCTTCTGCTGTGGCAGTCCCCTAACATCTGAGCAACCACAGTTACCCGCTAGATTCTTACTCCTCCAATGGAGTAGGTCATATAATGTTTCTTTTTCTGAGCGACTGATGGAAAAAGAAACAATAGGATTGTTCCCACTTCACTTTGCTTCCACCCTCACAGTTAAAATTGTTATGATAATGAAGTGGATTTGTGAGACCCAGCAGATTGGAATAGAAAAGCTCTCTTTGATCGGAGGAATCTGAGGTGTTTGGGTCACTCAAACCCCATGCCTGGGGCGTGGCCTGGGTGACAGCTGCTCTCATGACGATGAAACTCCAGGAGAGGGTCATCTCAGAGACCCAACAACCATCTATGAAGAATTAATTTCCAAAGAACATGTAGTTTTAGATTCCTCCAATTTTGGATGAGCTACATTGTAGCCTATTAGTTAATTTAGTGATCTACCCTCATTTGCTTCATATCCTCCATCAGGTGTCTCATGTGATTTTGGAAATGGAAAACCCAGAAGATGCATGCAATGTGCATTTATTTGCTTTTGACTTTTTGATTACCTAGATAAGTTGTTTATTCTTGTTCTAAAAGTGAGGGAATCAGTGGACTGTGTGTGGCCATTGAGGACTGAAATTAGTCACCCTTTTCTACCACCGTTCAAAAACACAGGTTCAGATAATTTTTTAAAGTGCTTTATAATTGCTGAATAATCACACTGGGTagggaaattgtgtgtgtgtgtgtgtgtgtgtgtgtggtgtgtgtgtgtgtgtgtgtgtgtgtgtgtgtgtgtggtgtgtgtgtggtgtgtgtgtgtgtgtgtgtgtgtgtgtgtgtgtgtgtgtgtgtgtgtgtgtgtgtgtgtgtgtgtgtgtgtgtgtgtgtgtgtgtgtgtgagagagagagaagcacacaaGGGAATAACCCCCTCCCCACTAGGATGAGTGGGTAGATGCCCACGAGGAGATGGATGACTGTGCTCTGCAAGGTTGATGGGTGGTGTCATGTCATAAAATATGAGACAAAGAGTAGAGGTAGAAAAGGTCTTTCTTGGCAAATAAAGGAAATAATCTGGCGATAGAGGTGAATGGCAGCACTTCATTGACTCACTGCTAGTTGTTTTACTTTATCTTGGGAAAACATGATGAAATACTGGAACAATTGATTATTGGAAACAATTATATCAAcatgccatatatatatatatatatatatataatgtcccCTGTTCTTTAATTTGGGTTTTACAATCTCTGTTATTTATTATTCATAATCATATTATATTTCAATAGTCAGACATGACCAACTTAAGAAAAACTCAATTGAAAGTAAATTATTGTGCAAGCACAGAAGGATGTGTTATGTTCTTGCTGCTGTTTGATGTATTAATTAATCACAGAGAGTAGGCTATTGTATTCACCAGTGGGTTTACCAGTCCAGTGCAAATCTCAAACACAAATGCAAATCTCAAACACAAACCGTTGTTCATCTACGACAATCTGATATCTGAATGTTGGCGCTGGATGGAAGTGTGCTCCTCAAATGGCTCATACTGTGTAACTATGAGGGCAGAAAATACTGGCATAATGAGCTGTGTGTCAAAATGACATGGGCATTTCACCCACCAGTCAATCAAGTAGTGGTCAGAAGCCACGCAGTTAAACATAAATGGATTCTGTGCTGTTTGTTCAGCTTCAAGTCTGTAGGGTGATTGATGAACTGATGAATAGATAATGTAGACTACATTATTAGCCGACACAAGATACATTTGTTAAATTTGACTTTTAGGCTAGATTGGAAAATAGTATATAGCATGTATGCTATTCCCATAGGCTATTAGGCCCAGGAAGTTatgtatttaaaggcccagtgcagacaaaaattatgatttttttttgtgttttatatatattgccaaactatgaggttggaataatactgtgaactTGTGAAAATTAGGATAATGCCCtttcagtgtaagagctgtttgaaaagactgcctgaaatttcagcctgttttggtgggatggagttttcaCCAGGTAGTGAATTAgttaagaaagagagttcctaacctctctgccaataacagctagttttcagttttcccctccccactcagaccactcccagacagtcctagcaacattcttgctttagaaattgttctttgctaagaatgtatatacttttttttttttaccattttaatggaaaactattacagtaaggtacttaattgttacccagaaatgatttgatattgagacaaAAATggttgcattggacctttaatagaTGTTGGTATTTTCCACATGATTAATTCCACAAAATGAACAGCCATATAACTGACTATAAAGAACTGACtaggatgtttttattttattaatatgaCTATTCCTGTATTCCGGATTATGTGAATGCAAAATTAACAACATGTGGGGAGAAAATTAAATGACCAGATCCATTAACTTTCCATTTGGTGTTTGTCATGTAAATGTATTTACCTTGAATCACACATGAAGCCAAAACGGGATTATTTTTATGGGCATACCAAAAAAAGCACATTAGCGCCATCAAGTGGATATGTGTTCCAATGTAAAGCTCAGTTCCCGTGATGCATCTCGCCTCCATTTTTCATGTGACCCCAGACTGCCAATAAAATCGCGTTTAAGAAATTCCGCCTAAGCCATTGGCTGTACATCTGGGTTGAAGAACATTTAAAGTTGTGTTTGAAAAATTCCGCACGGTAGCGCGCKAGCGGTGACGGAAGTCATATTTGTTCAAAAGTACTTAGCTACAAGATAATTGTTCAAAAGAAACAATAGAGGTAAGAGTTCATCACTTGGTAAGGACAATTTTGGGGCTCGTTTCCGGTAgcttatgtttttttt from Salvelinus sp. IW2-2015 linkage group LG25, ASM291031v2, whole genome shotgun sequence encodes:
- the LOC111951729 gene encoding early growth response protein 2b-like, coding for MAQSQHDINHMYATPSYSCTGXMYQDQSTYLATSTCPMSYPQPSYSSYTSPKSTVDSALLNIMPDYSGFFQPNCQRDIQAFPDRKALPYSLDSLRVPPPLTPLNTIRNFTLGGPATEGPCPPNPYNTPNLPLRPILRPRKYPNLPSKTPVHERPYPCPAESCERRFSRSDELSRHVRIHTGHKPFQCRICMRSFSRSDHLTTHIRTHTGEKPFSCDHCGRKFARSDERRRHTKIHLRQKEKKSS